A single Tenacibaculum sp. 190524A02b DNA region contains:
- a CDS encoding succinate dehydrogenase cytochrome b subunit encodes MSGLLKSSIGRKFAMALSAFFLMFFLLQHFVINFTSIFPDDGSTFNKLSHFMGTNPLIQYVMQPVLIFGVVFHFVMGFVLELKNKNARKVSYAKNNGAANSTWMSRNMIYSGLFILIFMVIHFIDFWIPELNTKYVLGDMSGLHNGEFRYFHELQEKFVPIWRVALYCLGFVFLALHLLHGFNSAFQSVGANNKYTRGLKTFSKIYAIGIPVGFIIIALFHHFNH; translated from the coding sequence ATGAGCGGATTACTAAAATCTTCTATCGGAAGAAAATTTGCCATGGCACTTTCGGCATTTTTCTTAATGTTTTTTTTACTACAGCATTTTGTAATTAATTTTACTTCAATTTTTCCAGATGATGGGTCTACTTTTAATAAGTTGTCTCACTTTATGGGAACAAATCCACTAATTCAATATGTGATGCAGCCAGTATTAATTTTTGGTGTTGTTTTTCACTTTGTAATGGGGTTTGTTTTAGAGTTAAAAAACAAAAACGCACGTAAAGTAAGCTATGCTAAAAATAATGGAGCAGCGAATTCTACTTGGATGAGTCGTAACATGATTTACAGTGGATTGTTTATTTTAATTTTTATGGTAATTCACTTTATTGATTTTTGGATTCCTGAATTAAATACAAAATACGTTCTTGGAGATATGAGCGGACTTCATAATGGAGAGTTTAGGTATTTTCATGAATTACAAGAAAAGTTTGTCCCAATTTGGAGAGTAGCTTTGTATTGTCTTGGATTTGTTTTCTTAGCGTTACACTTATTACATGGGTTTAATTCTGCATTTCAATCTGTTGGAGCAAATAATAAATACACAAGAGGATTGAAAACATTTAGTAAAATTTATGCGATTGGTATTCCTGTAGGATTTATCATTATTGCATTGTTTCATCATTTCAATCATTAA
- a CDS encoding fumarate reductase/succinate dehydrogenase flavoprotein subunit, producing MAILDSKVPKGPLKDKWTTYKDKINLVNPANKRLIDVIVVGTGLAGGSASATLAELGYNVKAFAYQDSPRRAHSIAAQGGINAAKNYQGDGDSFYRLFYDTVKGGDYRSREANVYRLAQVSANIIDQCVAQGVPFARDYGGLLDNRSFGGVLVSRTFYAKGQTGQQLLLGAYSAMNRQIARGKIEMFNRHEMLDVVIVDGKARGIIARNLVTGEIERHSAHAVVIASGGYGNVYFLSTNAMGSNATAAWKIHKKGAFFANPCYTQIHPTCIPRSGDYQSKLTLMSESLRNDGRIWVPKKMEDVMAIREGRKKPTDLSEEERDYYLERRYPAFGNLVPRDVASRAAKERCDAGFGVNATGEAVYLDFKSAIERYGKEQAKLKGIDNPTAAKITELGEAIVEAKYGNLFQMYEKIVDDNPYKTPMMIYPATHYTMGGIWVDYNLMTTIPGCYAIGEANFSDHGANRLGASALMQGLADGYFVLPYTIGDYLADDIRTGKISTETKEFDEAEKAVKERIDFFVNNKGEHSVDYYHKKLGKIMWEKCGMARNEKGLKEAMAEIKALREDFWKNVTVPGGASEMNPELEKAGRVADFLELGELFAKDALNRTESCGGHFREESVELDGPQKGEAKRDDKNFAYVSAWEYKGEPADAVLHKEELEFNDIELKQRSYK from the coding sequence ATGGCAATTTTAGATTCAAAAGTACCAAAAGGTCCATTAAAAGATAAGTGGACTACTTATAAAGATAAAATTAACTTAGTAAATCCTGCTAACAAGCGTTTAATTGACGTAATTGTTGTAGGTACTGGTTTAGCTGGAGGTTCGGCATCTGCTACTTTGGCTGAATTAGGATATAATGTAAAAGCTTTTGCTTATCAAGATTCTCCGCGTCGTGCGCACTCTATTGCGGCACAAGGAGGTATCAATGCAGCTAAAAACTATCAAGGAGATGGAGATTCTTTTTACCGTTTATTTTATGATACTGTAAAAGGAGGAGATTACCGTTCTCGTGAAGCTAATGTGTATCGTTTAGCGCAAGTTTCTGCTAATATTATAGATCAGTGTGTAGCGCAAGGTGTACCTTTTGCGCGTGATTATGGAGGATTATTAGACAATCGTTCGTTTGGTGGAGTATTAGTGTCTCGTACTTTTTATGCGAAAGGACAAACAGGGCAACAATTATTATTAGGAGCTTATTCAGCAATGAACCGTCAAATAGCACGTGGTAAGATTGAAATGTTCAATCGTCATGAAATGCTTGATGTAGTAATTGTTGATGGAAAAGCGCGTGGTATTATTGCACGTAACTTAGTTACTGGAGAAATTGAGCGTCACTCAGCACATGCAGTAGTAATTGCTTCTGGAGGATATGGAAATGTATATTTCTTGTCAACCAATGCAATGGGATCAAATGCTACAGCTGCATGGAAAATTCATAAAAAAGGAGCATTCTTTGCAAATCCTTGTTATACACAAATTCACCCAACTTGTATTCCACGTTCTGGAGATTACCAGTCTAAATTAACTTTAATGTCTGAGTCATTACGTAATGATGGACGTATTTGGGTTCCTAAGAAAATGGAAGATGTAATGGCAATTAGAGAAGGACGTAAGAAGCCTACTGATTTGTCTGAAGAGGAAAGAGATTATTACTTAGAAAGAAGATATCCTGCTTTTGGTAACTTAGTGCCTCGTGATGTTGCTTCTCGTGCAGCTAAAGAGCGTTGTGATGCTGGGTTTGGTGTAAATGCAACAGGTGAAGCTGTGTATTTAGATTTCAAATCTGCTATTGAGCGTTACGGTAAAGAGCAAGCAAAATTAAAAGGAATAGATAACCCTACTGCAGCAAAAATTACTGAGTTAGGTGAAGCTATAGTTGAAGCAAAATATGGAAACTTATTCCAGATGTATGAAAAGATTGTAGATGACAATCCATACAAAACACCAATGATGATTTATCCAGCAACCCACTATACTATGGGAGGAATTTGGGTAGATTATAATTTAATGACAACAATTCCTGGTTGTTATGCTATTGGTGAAGCAAATTTCTCTGATCACGGAGCAAACCGTTTAGGAGCGTCTGCTTTAATGCAAGGTTTAGCTGATGGATATTTTGTATTGCCATATACTATTGGTGATTATTTAGCAGATGATATCCGTACAGGGAAAATTTCAACTGAAACAAAAGAGTTTGATGAGGCTGAAAAAGCTGTTAAAGAACGTATTGATTTCTTTGTAAATAATAAAGGAGAACATTCTGTAGATTATTACCACAAAAAATTAGGTAAAATCATGTGGGAGAAATGTGGGATGGCTCGTAACGAAAAAGGTTTAAAAGAAGCAATGGCAGAAATTAAAGCGTTACGTGAAGACTTCTGGAAAAATGTTACAGTACCTGGTGGAGCTAGTGAAATGAATCCTGAGTTAGAAAAAGCAGGTCGTGTAGCTGATTTCTTAGAATTAGGTGAATTATTTGCTAAAGATGCTTTAAACAGAACAGAGTCTTGTGGTGGTCACTTTAGGGAAGAATCAGTTGAGTTAGATGGACCGCAAAAAGGAGAAGCAAAACGTGATGATAAGAACTTTGCGTATGTTTCTGCATGGGAATATAAAGGAGAGCCAGCTGATGCGGTTTTACATAAAGAAGAATTAGAGTTTAACGATATTGAACTAAAACAACGTTCATACAAATAA
- a CDS encoding succinate dehydrogenase/fumarate reductase iron-sulfur subunit has product MSNMNLTLKIWRQKGANDKGKMVDYKVTDISEHMSFLEMMDVLNEQLINNGEEPVAFDHDCREGICGMCSMYINGEAHGPDRGVTTCQLHMRMFKDGDTITIEPWRAAAFPVIKDLVVDRSSFERIQQAGGYISVNTSGNTQDANAIPISKEAADKAMDAATCIGCGACVATCKNSSAMLFVGAKVSQYALLPQGQVEATERVKNMVAQMDLEGFGNCTNTGACEIECPKGISLENIARMNSEFLKASLKG; this is encoded by the coding sequence ATGAGTAATATGAATCTTACGCTAAAAATTTGGAGACAAAAAGGAGCGAACGATAAAGGGAAAATGGTTGACTATAAGGTAACCGATATTTCTGAGCATATGTCTTTCTTAGAAATGATGGACGTATTAAACGAGCAATTAATTAATAATGGAGAAGAGCCAGTTGCCTTTGACCATGACTGTCGTGAAGGAATTTGCGGAATGTGTTCAATGTATATTAATGGTGAAGCGCATGGGCCTGATCGTGGTGTAACTACTTGTCAGTTGCATATGCGTATGTTTAAAGATGGTGATACTATTACTATTGAACCATGGAGAGCTGCTGCATTTCCTGTAATTAAAGATTTAGTGGTTGATAGGAGTTCTTTTGAGCGTATTCAACAAGCTGGAGGTTATATATCTGTAAACACTTCAGGTAATACACAAGATGCAAATGCAATTCCTATTTCTAAAGAAGCTGCTGATAAAGCAATGGATGCAGCAACTTGTATTGGGTGTGGTGCTTGTGTAGCTACATGTAAAAACTCATCTGCAATGTTATTTGTTGGAGCAAAAGTATCTCAGTATGCTTTATTACCGCAAGGACAAGTAGAAGCAACAGAACGTGTTAAAAACATGGTAGCACAAATGGATTTAGAAGGTTTTGGTAACTGTACCAATACTGGAGCGTGTGAAATTGAATGTCCTAAAGGAATTTCATTAGAAAACATAGCTCGTATGAATTCTGAATTCTTAAAAGCTAGTTTAAAAGGATAA
- a CDS encoding aldehyde dehydrogenase family protein yields MTNFGIDKAFKELGLKDINEGTSTGSVNFSNGEIIESYSPVDGKLIGKVKASTKEDYEKVMEAATEAFKSFRVMPAPQRGEIVRQFGEKLREKKEALGKLVSYEMGKSYQEGLGEVQEMIDICDFAVGLSRQLHGLTMHSERPGHRMYEQYHPLGVVGIISAFNFPVAVWAWNTALAWICGDVCVWKPSEKTPLCGVACQNIIAEVLKENDLPEGISCLVNGDYKVGEYLSKDKRVPLVSATGSTRMGKIVAKEVAGRLGKSLLELGGNNAIIVTADADIKMTVIGAVFGAVGTAGQRCTSTRRLIIHESVYDKVKQAVADAYKQLRIGNPLDENNHVGPLIDKDAVEMYKTALSKVVEEGGNIVVEGGVLEGEGYESGCYVKPAIAEASNEFEIVQHETFAPVLYLLKYSGDVENALELQNGVAQGLSSAIMTNNLREAERFLSHAGSDCGIANVNIGTSGAEIGGAFGGEKETGGGRESGSDAWKVYMRRQTNTINYTTDLPLAQGIKFDL; encoded by the coding sequence ATGACTAATTTTGGAATCGACAAAGCTTTTAAAGAATTAGGTTTAAAAGATATAAATGAAGGAACTTCAACAGGTTCTGTAAACTTTTCTAATGGAGAAATTATAGAATCATACTCTCCAGTAGATGGTAAATTAATAGGAAAAGTAAAAGCATCTACTAAAGAAGATTATGAGAAGGTAATGGAAGCGGCAACAGAGGCTTTCAAATCTTTTAGAGTGATGCCAGCTCCACAAAGAGGAGAAATTGTACGTCAATTTGGAGAAAAGTTACGTGAGAAAAAAGAAGCGTTAGGTAAATTGGTTTCTTATGAAATGGGAAAATCATACCAAGAAGGACTTGGAGAAGTTCAAGAAATGATTGATATCTGTGATTTTGCTGTTGGTTTATCACGTCAATTACACGGATTAACAATGCATTCAGAGCGTCCAGGACATAGAATGTATGAACAATACCATCCATTAGGAGTTGTGGGTATTATTTCTGCATTTAACTTTCCAGTAGCAGTTTGGGCATGGAATACAGCTTTAGCTTGGATTTGTGGTGATGTTTGTGTTTGGAAGCCATCAGAGAAAACTCCATTATGTGGTGTAGCATGTCAAAACATAATTGCTGAGGTTTTAAAGGAGAATGATTTACCTGAAGGAATTTCTTGTTTAGTTAATGGAGATTATAAAGTTGGTGAATACTTATCTAAAGATAAAAGAGTGCCATTAGTATCTGCAACAGGATCAACTCGCATGGGTAAAATAGTTGCAAAAGAGGTAGCGGGACGCTTAGGAAAATCATTATTAGAGTTAGGAGGAAACAATGCTATTATTGTTACAGCAGATGCTGATATTAAAATGACTGTAATTGGAGCTGTTTTTGGAGCAGTTGGAACGGCTGGGCAACGTTGTACTTCAACACGTCGTTTAATTATCCATGAATCAGTTTATGATAAAGTAAAACAAGCGGTAGCTGATGCTTATAAACAATTAAGAATTGGAAACCCATTAGATGAAAACAATCATGTTGGGCCTTTAATTGATAAAGATGCCGTAGAAATGTATAAAACTGCTTTAAGTAAAGTAGTTGAAGAAGGAGGGAATATTGTAGTAGAAGGTGGTGTTCTTGAAGGTGAAGGATACGAAAGTGGATGTTATGTAAAACCTGCAATTGCTGAAGCTTCTAATGAATTTGAAATCGTTCAACATGAGACATTTGCTCCTGTATTATATTTATTAAAATATTCTGGAGATGTTGAAAATGCATTAGAGCTACAGAATGGCGTAGCACAAGGTTTATCTTCTGCTATTATGACCAATAATTTACGTGAAGCTGAACGTTTCTTGTCACATGCAGGTTCTGATTGTGGTATTGCTAATGTTAATATTGGTACTTCTGGTGCAGAAATAGGTGGTGCTTTTGGTGGTGAAAAAGAAACTGGTGGTGGACGTGAGTCTGGTTCTGATGCATGGAAAGTATATATGCGTAGACAAACAAATACAATAAATTATACTACTGATTTACCTTTAGCACAAGGTATCAAGTTTGATTTATAA
- a CDS encoding GEVED domain-containing protein yields the protein MKKTLIFTLLVLTCKLYAQINRGPYIQQGGPNSIILKWRTDKAENSQVNIGLSTNNISLEFKDNTITKNHEVKISGLQANTKYYYQVGSQSSLYQARVNQENQFFNTAPNFGEEKAFRTWILGDPGTQDFRQRKVRDGFLNFSNGNSPDLMLLLGDNAYSYGTQEEYQAALFENMYENILINTHLWSSTGNHDLLYGYEDVFYGIFTFPTQGELGGVPSNSEGYYSFNYANAHFVTIETSEEDLDDTNGEMIKWLENDLKNNTQDWIIVYFHHPVYSGGHDSDKEKDLINLRKNFVPIIEKYGADVVLYGHSHRYERTGLIKGHFDLSNTWNPSTMAIDNGLGQENNGGVYDKTTSRDGTVYITTGNAGKGLGDDGAKPVHKVTSGAIGSGILDIDGKRLDYKQLDGDGNIIDHFTIIKDEFITIPIPDETTIEIGINNDNDDVEENENGIINYNSSDLELVYDHSTIQVVGLRFNNIELPKNATIKNAYIQFTADENNSDTTELEISLHNLSNSPAFSTSNNVSQRLTFSEKIKWTPSQWTRNQKTDNQKTPELKSLIQSLVNKENWSSGNSLSFIIKGTGVSTTNPNSKRVAYSYDNSTSKAPKLVITYKLEQDSDPDPIEYCSSKSSRTDYEYIQRIQLNTIDNSSEGSASGYEDYTEISTELNNENTISITPKWPKGNSYNEGFSVWIDYNKDGDFLDEGELVFSEAPNKEVLISKNFFLPKTYTSGNTRMRVSMKYNKIPTSCELFTYGEVEDYTVILPTNLSKSKTSNKTLNNVKTYLNISPNPVKNNSFIKIKTNITVNLKYQLVNLNGKVIQSGKINRNYTIPIKRLKTGVYLLNIEDSESNKFINKVVIE from the coding sequence ATGAAGAAAACGTTAATTTTCACCCTTCTAGTACTAACCTGCAAGTTATATGCCCAAATTAATCGAGGTCCTTATATTCAGCAAGGTGGTCCAAACAGTATTATTCTTAAATGGCGGACTGATAAAGCAGAAAACTCACAAGTAAATATTGGCCTATCAACCAACAACATATCTTTAGAATTTAAAGACAATACTATTACCAAAAATCATGAAGTAAAAATATCTGGTCTTCAAGCAAACACTAAATATTACTATCAAGTCGGATCACAATCATCTTTATACCAAGCAAGAGTAAACCAAGAAAACCAATTTTTTAATACAGCTCCCAATTTTGGAGAAGAAAAAGCCTTTAGAACCTGGATACTAGGAGATCCTGGCACTCAAGATTTCAGACAACGAAAAGTAAGAGATGGATTTCTAAATTTTTCTAACGGAAATTCCCCAGATTTGATGCTATTATTAGGAGATAATGCATACAGCTATGGAACTCAAGAAGAATACCAAGCGGCTTTATTCGAAAACATGTACGAAAACATCTTAATCAATACCCATCTGTGGTCTAGTACTGGTAATCATGATTTATTATACGGTTATGAAGATGTTTTTTACGGTATTTTTACTTTTCCTACGCAAGGAGAACTTGGAGGTGTCCCTTCTAATTCTGAAGGGTATTATTCTTTTAATTATGCTAATGCTCATTTTGTCACTATTGAAACTTCAGAAGAAGATCTAGATGATACAAATGGCGAAATGATTAAATGGTTAGAGAATGATTTAAAAAACAACACACAAGATTGGATTATTGTATACTTTCATCATCCTGTATATAGCGGAGGACATGATTCTGACAAAGAAAAGGATTTAATTAACCTTCGTAAAAACTTCGTTCCTATTATTGAAAAATACGGTGCAGATGTTGTACTGTACGGACATAGTCACAGATATGAACGAACAGGACTAATAAAAGGTCATTTTGACTTATCAAACACATGGAATCCTTCAACAATGGCTATTGATAATGGATTAGGACAAGAGAACAATGGTGGTGTTTATGATAAAACTACTTCAAGAGATGGTACAGTATATATTACCACAGGAAATGCAGGAAAGGGACTAGGAGACGATGGTGCTAAACCTGTTCATAAAGTAACAAGTGGAGCTATTGGCTCTGGAATTTTAGACATAGACGGAAAAAGATTAGATTACAAACAATTAGACGGAGATGGAAATATAATTGACCATTTTACTATTATCAAAGATGAATTTATAACAATACCAATCCCTGATGAAACTACAATTGAGATTGGAATTAACAATGATAATGATGATGTTGAAGAAAATGAAAATGGAATCATTAATTACAATAGTAGTGATTTAGAATTAGTTTATGATCACTCAACAATACAAGTAGTTGGCTTAAGGTTTAACAATATTGAACTTCCAAAAAATGCCACTATTAAAAATGCTTATATACAATTTACTGCAGATGAAAATAACAGCGATACTACTGAATTAGAAATTTCTCTTCACAACTTATCTAATTCTCCTGCATTCTCTACATCCAATAATGTATCACAGAGACTTACTTTCTCTGAGAAAATAAAATGGACCCCATCTCAATGGACTAGAAATCAAAAAACTGATAACCAAAAAACCCCTGAGTTAAAAAGTTTAATTCAAAGTTTAGTTAACAAAGAAAATTGGTCTTCAGGCAATAGTTTAAGTTTTATTATAAAAGGGACAGGAGTAAGTACAACTAACCCAAATTCAAAAAGAGTAGCTTATTCATATGACAACTCAACCAGTAAAGCCCCAAAACTAGTAATCACCTACAAACTTGAACAAGATTCAGATCCTGACCCAATAGAATACTGTAGCTCTAAATCATCAAGAACAGATTATGAATACATACAAAGAATTCAACTAAATACTATTGATAATAGTAGTGAAGGATCTGCTAGTGGATATGAAGATTACACAGAAATATCAACTGAATTAAACAACGAAAACACCATTTCAATAACCCCTAAATGGCCAAAAGGAAACTCATATAACGAAGGGTTTTCTGTATGGATTGACTATAATAAAGATGGTGACTTTTTAGATGAAGGTGAACTGGTTTTTTCAGAAGCTCCAAATAAAGAGGTTTTAATTTCTAAAAACTTCTTCTTACCAAAAACTTACACATCTGGGAACACAAGAATGCGAGTATCTATGAAATACAATAAAATACCTACAAGTTGTGAGTTGTTTACATATGGTGAAGTTGAAGATTACACGGTTATCCTTCCTACCAACTTAAGCAAATCAAAAACGAGTAACAAAACCTTAAACAATGTTAAAACCTACTTAAATATTTCACCAAACCCAGTTAAAAACAATAGTTTCATCAAAATTAAAACCAACATAACAGTCAATTTAAAATATCAATTAGTAAACTTAAATGGTAAAGTAATTCAATCTGGAAAGATTAATAGAAATTACACTATTCCAATTAAAAGACTTAAAACAGGAGTTTACTTACTGAACATTGAAGATTCAGAATCAAATAAATTTATCAACAAAGTAGTTATAGAGTAA
- a CDS encoding FAD-dependent oxidoreductase, with product MNYSYWELKQWFVNIDFTIIGSGIVGLNCALKLKKKYPKSKIIIIEKGVLPQGASSKNAGFACFGSLSELIDDLKSHTDKEVLELVKKRWEGLELLRKNLGDKNIDFQQNNGYELFLDKNIYEECMEEKEKINNLLKPLFQKTVFSESNNIFGFKNVYQKYITNNFEGQIDTGKMIVSLLKRVQDKGIQILNGIEVEGFEDTISNEVLVKTKSVTFNTKKVFVATNGFAKTLLNESVSPARAQVLITKPIQNLKIKGTFHLEKGYYYFRNIDNRILFGGGRNLDFKAEETMSFEQTSLIQNKLEEILKEVILPNTDFEIDLRWSGIMGVGNQKKAIVKQISDNVFCGVRLGGMGVAIGSLVGEELADLL from the coding sequence TTGAATTATAGTTATTGGGAGTTAAAACAATGGTTTGTAAATATTGATTTTACCATTATTGGAAGTGGTATTGTTGGTTTAAATTGTGCATTGAAGTTAAAAAAGAAATACCCTAAATCAAAAATAATAATTATTGAAAAAGGTGTTTTACCACAAGGAGCGAGTAGTAAAAATGCTGGATTTGCTTGTTTTGGGAGTTTGTCAGAGCTTATTGATGATTTAAAGAGTCATACAGATAAGGAAGTACTAGAATTGGTTAAAAAGAGGTGGGAAGGGCTCGAGTTGTTACGAAAAAATTTAGGAGATAAAAATATAGATTTTCAACAAAATAATGGATATGAACTCTTTCTAGATAAAAATATATATGAAGAATGTATGGAAGAAAAAGAAAAAATAAATAATTTATTAAAACCGTTATTTCAAAAAACTGTTTTTAGCGAATCAAACAACATATTTGGCTTCAAAAATGTATATCAAAAATACATCACTAATAATTTTGAAGGACAAATTGACACTGGTAAAATGATAGTTTCTTTATTAAAGAGAGTTCAAGATAAAGGAATACAAATTTTAAATGGAATTGAAGTGGAAGGTTTTGAGGATACCATTAGTAATGAGGTTTTGGTGAAAACAAAAAGTGTAACATTTAATACCAAAAAAGTATTTGTAGCAACAAATGGATTTGCAAAAACATTATTAAACGAATCTGTATCTCCTGCAAGAGCACAGGTTTTAATAACAAAACCTATACAAAACTTAAAAATTAAAGGAACATTTCACTTGGAAAAAGGGTATTATTATTTTAGAAATATTGATAATAGAATCTTATTTGGAGGAGGAAGAAATCTTGATTTTAAAGCAGAAGAAACAATGAGTTTTGAACAAACATCTTTAATTCAAAATAAATTAGAAGAAATTTTGAAGGAAGTTATTTTACCTAATACTGATTTTGAGATTGATTTAAGATGGAGTGGTATTATGGGAGTTGGAAACCAGAAAAAAGCAATTGTTAAACAAATTTCAGATAATGTTTTTTGTGGGGTTCGCTTAGGAGGAATGGGTGTAGCTATTGGTAGTTTAGTTGGCGAAGAATTAGCAGATTTATTATGA
- a CDS encoding 3-oxoacyl-ACP synthase, protein MSLKEELYEACVVFVNKQAETIENIINSHKRSLQSETKSSAGDKHETGRAMLQLEMEKAGKQLVSIQTMKEILAKINPKEDNKLACLGSVVVTNKMTYFLSISAGKINIEGENYFAVSVSSPIGRCLLGKSTDTEFVFNNVKYIIKEVF, encoded by the coding sequence ATGAGTTTAAAAGAAGAATTATATGAAGCATGTGTTGTTTTTGTAAATAAGCAAGCTGAAACAATTGAAAATATAATCAATTCACATAAAAGATCTTTGCAATCTGAAACCAAAAGTTCAGCTGGAGATAAACATGAAACGGGTAGGGCAATGCTACAGTTAGAAATGGAAAAGGCAGGTAAGCAATTAGTTTCCATTCAAACTATGAAAGAAATTTTAGCAAAAATAAATCCAAAAGAAGATAATAAGTTAGCATGTTTAGGAAGTGTAGTCGTGACCAATAAAATGACATATTTTCTTAGTATTTCTGCAGGTAAAATAAATATTGAAGGAGAAAATTATTTTGCTGTGTCTGTTTCATCTCCCATAGGACGATGTTTGTTAGGAAAATCTACTGATACAGAATTTGTTTTTAATAATGTTAAATATATCATAAAAGAAGTTTTTTAA
- a CDS encoding ABC transporter ATP-binding protein, protein MLHVNNISFQYPNQKKTLSDINFTLKKGEHLCIMGESGCGKSTLLKIIYGLLDVNKGSLFWGNHQILGPAHHLVPGMDFFKYVAQDFDLMPYISVSENIAKFLSRFYPEKSKQRTLELLDVIEMKEFANEKVKNLSGGQQQRVAIARALAKEPELLLLDEPFSQIDNFKKNSLRRKLFSYLKEKNIACIVATHDGNDALSFADKMMVIQNHKTIAIDSPKNLYNNPQKKYIASLFDDVNVIEIDNENYLLFPHQIKIVENSTIKAVVEKCYFKGFHWLIELNLDKQSLFCYHNNAIQEKKTVSLLINKETV, encoded by the coding sequence ATGCTACATGTTAATAACATCTCTTTTCAATACCCAAATCAGAAGAAAACTTTAAGTGATATTAATTTTACTCTAAAGAAAGGTGAACACTTATGTATTATGGGAGAAAGTGGCTGTGGAAAATCTACTTTGTTAAAAATTATTTATGGTTTATTGGATGTTAATAAAGGCTCTTTATTTTGGGGAAATCATCAAATTTTAGGACCAGCACATCATTTAGTTCCTGGCATGGATTTTTTTAAATATGTAGCACAAGATTTTGACTTAATGCCCTATATTTCAGTTAGCGAAAATATTGCTAAGTTTTTATCCCGTTTCTACCCTGAAAAATCTAAACAAAGAACTCTTGAACTTCTTGATGTTATTGAAATGAAAGAATTTGCTAATGAGAAAGTTAAAAATTTAAGTGGAGGACAACAACAACGTGTAGCTATTGCTAGAGCTTTAGCTAAAGAACCTGAGTTACTTTTATTAGATGAGCCCTTTAGTCAAATAGATAACTTTAAGAAAAACTCTTTACGTAGAAAATTGTTTTCTTATTTAAAAGAGAAAAATATAGCCTGTATAGTAGCCACTCATGATGGCAATGATGCTTTATCTTTTGCTGATAAAATGATGGTTATACAAAACCATAAAACCATTGCTATAGACTCTCCTAAAAACCTTTACAACAATCCTCAAAAAAAATATATTGCTTCTTTGTTTGACGATGTTAATGTTATTGAGATTGATAATGAAAATTATTTACTTTTTCCACATCAGATAAAAATTGTAGAAAATTCTACTATTAAAGCTGTGGTAGAAAAGTGTTACTTTAAAGGGTTTCATTGGTTAATAGAACTTAACCTAGACAAACAATCTCTTTTCTGCTATCACAACAATGCTATTCAAGAAAAAAAGACAGTCTCTTTATTAATCAATAAAGAAACCGTCTAA
- a CDS encoding RNA polymerase sigma factor — translation MNQKSENNKKLKAFFDKEYSVLKSYVGSRIKDSIHQDAEDIIQEVALKLFSGANSYSPINNVAGFVYRSIKNKIIDVRRKKTYKNQAIEEEKLIHFTEVVQDLSDSFYSEETLKSLKNKIMDLKPVYREVIIAIDFEGYTYSELAENLGVPKGTLMSRRHRALGILLNKIENKK, via the coding sequence ATGAATCAAAAATCAGAAAACAATAAAAAGCTAAAAGCATTTTTTGATAAAGAGTATTCGGTACTGAAATCTTATGTTGGATCTAGAATCAAAGATAGTATCCATCAAGATGCTGAAGATATTATTCAAGAAGTTGCACTTAAGTTGTTTTCAGGAGCTAATAGCTATTCACCTATCAATAATGTGGCTGGATTTGTATATAGGTCAATAAAAAATAAGATTATTGATGTTAGAAGAAAGAAAACTTACAAGAATCAAGCTATTGAAGAGGAGAAATTGATTCATTTTACAGAGGTAGTACAAGACTTATCTGATTCATTTTATTCTGAGGAAACTTTAAAAAGCTTAAAAAATAAAATAATGGATTTAAAGCCTGTATATAGAGAAGTTATTATAGCTATAGATTTTGAAGGATATACGTATAGTGAATTGGCTGAAAACTTAGGAGTGCCAAAAGGAACATTAATGTCTAGAAGACATAGAGCATTAGGTATTTTATTAAACAAAATTGAAAATAAAAAATAA